The Deinococcus puniceus genome segment CGGGCGTCAGGGCGACCCCGGCAGCAGCCGCTTTTATGTCAGCTTTGAAGACGACCTGATGCGCCTGTTTGCCAATGACCGCGTGGTGTCCATGATGGACAGGCTGGGCATGGATGACAGCCAGCCGATTGAAGCCAAAATGGTCACCGGGGCCATCGAGAAAGCGCAGGCCCGCGTAGAAGACCGCAACTTCAGCACCCGCAAGCAACTGCTGGAATTCGACAACGTGATGAGCGTGCAGCGCGACACCATCTATGGTCAGCGCCGTGAAGTGCTGCTGGGGCCAGACGAGGCCGTCGAAGAAAGCACCGAGGGCATGATCGCGGACTTCGTGGATTTGCAACTGGCGACCTACGCCCCCGTCGATGAAAATCAGGATACGTGGGATATAGAAGGCCTGCAAACCGCTGTTGTGGACGCTGTGCCGCAATTGGAAGGCTTCGACTTCGCGGCCCTCAGAGGGGTGTCGCCCGCCGAGGCTCAGGAGCGTCTGCTGACCGCTGTGGCCGACGCCTTCGATGCCCGCAAGGAAGAACTCGGCCCCACCATGCTGAACAGCCTGAGCCGCTACGTGCTGCTGCAAGTCGTGGATCAGCACTGGAAGGAGCATCTGCACGGCATGGACGTGCTGCGCCAAGGCATCGGCCTGCGCGGGTACGGCCAGCGCGACCCCTTCACCGAATACAAGTTTGAAGCCACCAACATGTTTAACGAGATGATCGACAACTTGAAGAACGACGTGACCAAATTCGTATTCAGAATGCAGTTCGGTCAGACCGGGTAACAGCAGAGTTTAGTGAGGGCGGCCATGTGAAAGTGGCCGCCTTTCTTGCTTTGTTGGCAGGCGCTAAGAATTGACGACCAGCACAGTAATAATCAGCGGCACGACCACCAGCGCCGTAACGCCGAAAATGAGTTGCAGGCGACGGGGCCGGGGCACAGCTTTGCCTGTGATGCGGGTGTAAAACCACAGGCCCGCCGTCATCAGGGTCATGACCACCACCGTCAGGAGGATGAGCGCAGCCGTAATCGCTAGGACGACGAAGAAAGAAACATCGATCATGGGCGCAGGCTAGCGAGTCTGCTCTTGCCAATCTGTCAAAGCCCCGCTCCCCGCCTACCGCACCCGGCCCGCTGCCGATAGATCCCGCTGCTGATAGATACTGGGCCATGACCTTCGAGTTCAGCGGCTCCATCTGGTTTTGGAGGGGGCCAGCCCCGTGGTACTTCATCTCCGTTCCCACCGAACAGAGCGCCGAAATCAAAGCCGCGTCCCGGTTCGTCACCTACGGCTGGGGCATGATTCCTGTTCAGGCCCAAATCGGCGACACAGCATGGAGGACGTCCCTGTTTTACAAAGACGAACACTATGTCATTCCGATCAGGGCCAACGTGAGAAAGGCGGAAGGGCTGGAGGAAGGGGAAGAAGTGACGGTGCAGATGACGCTGGGGTGATGGGCTGGCCGCCTGAGGCCATTCCGACTACAAGAACCGCAACAGCCCGCGCCGCTGCGGAGGGTGTTGGGCCGCCTGCAACTGTAAGGAAAAGTCTTCCAGCGCGTCCTGCACTTGCCTCGCGTCCCGAACGATGCCTGCGCTGAGGCTCTGCACCTGCGTTTCGCGTTCCTGCTCCCAATGGTTCAGTACGCGCTCGTTCAGGCGGGCGTGGTCAGGGCTGGTCACGTCACGTGGGGGGGCGAGGCGGTCACGGGCGGCCTCCAGATAGGCCACGTGGTCAGTGGCGCGGGCGGCCTCCGCGTACTGGCGCGTTTGCTTGATCTGCGCCACCCGCCCCAGCAGGCGCTCTTTTTCCAATATGGTGCGGGCGCGTTCCCGGCCTTGCAGCAGCGCGGCTCCCACCGCCATGCCCACCAGCGCCATCGTAAAGACGAGCAGTGACCAATGCTGAGGCACGGCGTTGGTGTCGGTGGTGGTACTCAGGTCGGTCAGTTGGCCCTGCTGCGCGGCGTTGGCGGCAATCTGCTGGGTCACGCGCAAAATGCCGTCCCAGTTCAGGTAGCCCTCTACACCCAGATACAGCGCACTCACAGCCACGATGCCCCCGATGTACGTGGCGGGGCGGCCCATGCCCGGTGTACCGCTGGCGGCCATTTTTGCCCGGTAGGCCAACTCGTCTACCAGCCACAGCAGCAGCACGCTGAACATCACTCCGGCGGTCAGGGCAATGATCGTCAGGTACAGGCGGCTTTCTGGGTTAAACAGGAGGTTGATGCTGACCCCGCTGATGACGCCCACAAAAAACTTGCTGAACACGGCGAATCCGTTGAACACACGCTTGCTGCCGGTCTGCTGTTCGGGCGGGCGAATCGGGTGGCCTTCGCGGGCCAAGTCTGCCAGCGCCTGCTGCTGATAAAACCCCTCGGCGCTGAGGGTGTCCGGTTGCGCCCCGTACTCGGCCAAGGCATTAAACCGCTGCTGGCGGGCCTGTTCTATGGCTTCGGTGGCGCGGGTATATTCGTGTTCCACGCCGCTGCTGGCCGCGTTCATAAAGCGCAGGTGTTCGTCTTGCCGCGTCCACGACTCGCGCACGCCCACACCCGTCTCGGCCAGCACCCGCGTCAGCGTCTGGCGGGCCAATGCGTGGTTTACGCGGTACTGCTCCACGTTCAGCGCCAGAATCCGGGCGCGTTTGGTCAGCAGGCTGCGGGCGGCGGGGTCGGCCACCAGCGCCAATTCATCGGTCAGGTCATTGAGGAACGCGCCGTAATGATCGGGCGGCAGCACGGGCATAAATTGCTCGGCGCTGAGGGGATCGGGGTGGGGGAGGGCGGCTTCGTAGGGATTCAGAGACAGGTCGACTACCGACACTTTCTCCCGCTCTGATACAGCGGAAACGGCGTCATCCTCAGTCGGAGCCTCAGCTTGCGGATGTGGTTCTTCCCCCGCAAAGCTCATATTCACTGTGCCCAAGTCCGGGCCACTCAGGGTCACGCTTTCCAGTGCAGCGGGCGCGTGAAAAGAGGTATCTTCCGAACCATTTTGGGTCTTCGAGGTAGTCATCTCAGCGCCTCGCTTTCTTGGCGGCGTCGGCGAAGGTCGGATACACGTTGTTCAGGTCGTAGGCTCCGGCCATCAGCAACCGCTTGTCATTTACGCCCGTCCCCAATGCTTTGGCGAACGCATCCCGCACCGAATTTCCATCGGCCCCACGCTCTGGACTGAGGCCCGCAAAAAACAGTAACCGAGTCGCAGACGCATTCAGAATCCCTTTGACGGTGCTGCCCAGTGCGGCACGTTTGGGGTCGTCCAGCGTGGCTCCATCGGTAAACATGATGACCACGTCGCCCACGCCAGCGGTGCGGGCCGCCATGCTGCGGGCCTGTGCCAGCGCCGCCGTGATCGCGCTGCCTTTGCCCGTGCAGGGTTTGGTCAGGGCGTCGGTGTAGCGCAAAATGTCGGCCTTGCCCATCCTCGCCCCATTCTGAGACTGAAACCGGAAGTCGGCCACCGTCTGCACGCCCGCGCACACGCGCAGC includes the following:
- a CDS encoding DUF1905 domain-containing protein, with the translated sequence MTFEFSGSIWFWRGPAPWYFISVPTEQSAEIKAASRFVTYGWGMIPVQAQIGDTAWRTSLFYKDEHYVIPIRANVRKAEGLEEGEEVTVQMTLG
- a CDS encoding VWA domain-containing protein: MPLSPLLSLLPLLTPAPAAASASTLLGLSTPPLHVVIAADMTGSSKNPAFGYAAQAKLLTQSVLLNQVRSGDTVTLLRVCAGVQTVADFRFQSQNGARMGKADILRYTDALTKPCTGKGSAITAALAQARSMAARTAGVGDVVIMFTDGATLDDPKRAALGSTVKGILNASATRLLFFAGLSPERGADGNSVRDAFAKALGTGVNDKRLLMAGAYDLNNVYPTFADAAKKARR